ATTGTACATCCCGTTCCATCTTTTTTGGTAACCTTGACTAGCACCTCTGAGTCAACTTGAACTTCCAGTCTCTCTAAGCCCAAGTTCCTAGCCATAGATAATCCTTCATAAAGTCCCCAGACTTCTGCCATATAGGCTGAAGTGTTGCCTAGGAATTTTGTAAAACCAGATATCCAAATACCATTATCATTCGTCCACATCCAGCAACTCCGGTATCACTCTTCGCAGCACCATCAGTATTGAGACATACCCATCCCCTCGCCGGACATATCCATCTAATGTCTTTCGATTCTTTTTGGCAATGCTGCTCTGTTTCTCTCGCATGCTTGGTATTCTTATATTCATTTACCAAATTAAGGATAAAACTCCAAGGTTTCCATTGACTAGTGTAGTTTGTTTCATGAACTCTTTGATTTCTCCAATAGCATGTGGTCGCCCAGACAGCGTCCCAATCTAAGTCCTGCCTGATTCCCATAGATACCGAGAGATTTAAATCAATCCATTGGTGAAGTTGGCCAATAAACAATCTCCCTCTATGGTCTTCTTCCAATAAGTGTTGCCAAACCTCTACCGCTATCGGACAATCTCTCAAAACATGCAAGGTTGTTTCTTCCATTTGTCCGCAATAAGAACAATAAGGGTCCGTCAGATTCCATTTAGCTGTTCGCCAATTTGTTTGTATTCTATCATGTAGAACTTGCCACATGAAGGCTCTTATTCGTTCTATAGTCTCAAGACGCCAAATTTTGTTCCATTTCTCCTCGTGCTCTCTCAAATGTACTCCAGTCTTGGTTTGCTTGCTACCATTGACCCATCAATTTTGGCTCGCGAAGCTGCTTCTTGGATTCCGATGGGCCGATTAattttgattcgagatcgggagttagaGTCTAGGGGCGTCTTTTTAGGTCGAGTTTATGTATTCCTTGGTGGTTTAGAGGCTGAGGAGTGTCGTTATTTGGGTGTAGTCTGTGATTGGGTCTTTTTAGGTGATGGTGTGTACGTATTGGTGATGTTGTTTTTGGTGCTGTTGTGCTGCTGCACTTTGTTGCGGtagttattaataatatatttgctgattcaaaaaaaaaagtcaggtACTGATATGCTGTAGCGACACTGAAATTTCCCATCCTCTCACCAGGCCATAAAGGCACATCAGGACCATTGTCTGCATGCGGTGGCATTTGAAACACAAGCTTCATAATCAAATTTCCTGGGAGGAATTGTTCTAGCTCTTCATAATTCCAAGTACCAGCTTCGGTCACGGCATTACATAACCTCCAATCTCTCTTGTCATCTGGTATCGTTTCAACCACCTGTCTAAGCCTCAGCTTTTTGTCAATCCAAACATCTTCCCAAAAACTGATTTGTGTACCATTGCCGATACCCCAACACTGGATTCCAGTCATAACAGGCCAAAGTCTTCCAATAGTTTTCCATAAAGATGAATCCGATCCACGTATTTACCGCGAAGCACTTGGGCCCATAGACTTCTGTCTCCCACCCTAAGAGACCAACCAAATTTCATAAGGCAAGCATCattaatatgatttaatttCCGAATTCCTAGACCTCCCAAATCTTTTGGAAGGGTCACTTGATTCCAACCAATCATGTGAGCTTTCCTTCCCTCTTCACTATCACCCCATATGAATGCCCTTTGAATTTTTTCAATCTCATGAAGACAACTTTTGGGAATCGAAGACATCATAGGATAAACAGGGATAGTACCTTGGTTTTTGTGATGGCCATTTATCTGTTTCCAGATAGACTAAATTGAAATTGAGACTGAATTTTAAATGCCATAGCTGCCAGAAATTGATCCAATTGttttcatcaaaatttattatttataacgTGAATGTATATATGAACTTAGAATTTAAATAACTTGGTTCAAGCAGTAACATGTCCCTTCTGTTAAAATTTGCCCCAAgcttattcaattaattaaccTTGCACAAACAGTGGAGCAAAAAGAGTCGTTTTTTACATGCCAAAGGCTTAGAGCAAGTTCTTAAATGGATGGAGGAGATAAAGAATCACTATGGGTCCTTTCAACCTGAGGCAGGTTCTGAAATCATTGCTTTTTTTAACGGCTACTacttattttattcattctCACAGAATTCTCTAaaccatatatttttttctgCTACATTTAAGACACAGATTCTAATGCTTTTAAGACTGGGGATTTACTACTCTCTTCTTGCTGGAAGCATTATTACTTGCTATTACACTTGGAAGATCAGAAATTTTCTCAGCATTACAAGGAACTGTTGGACCAATATTTGTCTGGAATCCAGGTTTGATGTAGTAGAGATTAACTGCAATGATATtttgttataatttataatttcagCCATCAGCTTGTGACCCAATATATGTCCGATAACATTGTATTGCTGTTTGATGTTTTCCAAGGGagataaattatttcttatttGTCTTGTTTGCAAAGAAAATCTAGGCTTTAATAATTTTGCTGTATATTTGTTAAGGAATGCGTCCCTGTATAGTGTGTCTGATTGTATTCCCTCATAATTACCATTGTACTATTTGCATGTGTGAATTAGTGACACATAGTGTGCTCTTGTTTCCGTTATGGTTAGCTGTTACTCCGTCCGTCCCAAATCTTTGGTCCTTTTAgctttttagttttgtcccaaaactttgGTCCTTTTAAGAAACCAAGGCACAGTTAATGATAGTTTACCATTTATACCCTTACAAAAACTAAagcatttattaaatgaattttctctttcttaataaagtaagggtaaaaatgacttaacttatcaatctttattatttcttaatccaTGTGCAAAACTCTAAAAGGACCAAAGTTTTGTGACCGAGGGAGTAATATTTAGTTTGAGATTAGAAGTTAGTCAGTTGGTTCTGTTAAAGTTGTCAGAATGCAACTTAGGTAAACTGattcataaatatatatgaatttatattcACACAACGCATGAATTGTGGTACAATCCTACGATTTACAATGACGAGCCCCCTTCTCAATCCAAAGTCTCGATTTTGACTACCACGGCCTCATCTCCTTTCAACGagttaattataattatatgatACAATGACATGTTAACTCAATCCTTCATGGCTTTATGCGATACTGTGTGATGGAATTGTTTGGTTTCTGATATCCTTGAAAATTACAGTATTATATGGATAATCACGCTAGCGGATCTGCTGACAACAAGGATAGTGGGTTAGAGACTACAAAGTTTTTCTTGAATTGTTTGTGCTTACTACTGGGGCGTCTAGACAGCAAGAGATTTGAAAGCACAATGTCTGAAATTGGGATGAAAATCTCACGTATTCTAGTACCACAGGTACCTCACTTAGTCTTACCTCAAAATATTGACTATCCTCCATGATGTTTCTATAGGTCTTCTTCATACAAGACTGCCCAATTTAGTTCTATAGTATATTACACAGGTCTTATAGCTCTGAAATGAATTTTTCCTTTAGGCATgagaagtattttttttcctattgcATATCACACCTGAAGCCTTTATCCATTTCATACTCTACTTGAGTCCTATGATTGACATTTCCCTCCATTCCTCATCACTTTGTATGAAAGATCCCAGATACTTAAAATGCGATACATGTGGAATTGAATGTTCTCCAATTTTTACCTTTATTTTAGAATTAGTTTGTCATTTGCTAAACTTGCATTCCTTTACTCTATCTCATCTCTCTCCTATATATGGTGTGGTTTATCAAGTGTTGAAAGCAAGGGAGTAATAGTTGAAACTTAGGACTTGGTGCAAAGGGTAGAACCTTCAGTTTAAAACATTTTGTGATGTTAAGGCTTAATTTCTAAGGCCTACAAATTAGGGCAAGACAAATGCTGGTGGCAGCTCAACCTCTCTCTAATTTCCAGGTTGTTACTTACTATAACAATTATGAAATGGAGATAGggatttttccatttaatagGAAGACCAAAGATATACTTATAGATTGCATTTATCCCTGTTAGAATGGAATGGGAATTTCTTTGGATTCCATGATAGCTCTGAGCACATATTTAGTCCCTTTCCTTCTCAGCATCTCTATTCCAACTATCCAAACCTTACATTACACAATGTACTCATCATGATGTTAAAGAAATATATGTTACCTATTTGTCAAAACCTACTATGCTTTCATTTATGATTTAGGGGAAcatattatatcaatttatTATGCCAGTACTTTCTTGGAACCTTTCTAGGTTCAGTAGGATGTCTGGTTTTCCTTACTGGATGATACATACACTGTCACTTCTTATGAGCACTTAAGTCTTCACAAATATACTGTATATTTGTAAAGATTTTGAGTTGAatgttatttcatttttttgagATATATGATGCACTTATCATACCGCGGTTGTGGTTCAGTAATGCTAGGTACAAAAAATTCATCTAACCAGAGATGAAACTCAGATCAGAACAATAAGAAATTATAGATGATATTAATGGTGAAAACAACGGAGCTGTAGGGTCCTTACAGAAAATATAATTGatataaaagagaaaaagataCTCAGTCCAGACTGCTCTTCTAGGAATAAACCAGTCTCACCAAGGCTAACACTTATCATCTACCCAATTCTTGCCTCCCTGTCCATATATCCACTCAACCAATGCCACCTGTCCCATTGTGTTATGCCCCTCTCCTTCCAACTGTTTCCCCTCTATCACACGGGCCTATCAAGTAATTTGAATATTGATTCTCTTATCGAAGTGACAGTGGAACTTAATATCAGATTTTCTTTTCCCTCTTGTCTGCAGCTTAATTGCACCGATGAAGATGTGATAGTAGGGGCTGTTGCAATATTCAAGGCTATCATTTTAAAACCAAATCTCTCCCAGGAAGATGCACTTATAAATAGTAGGCAGGCAAATATTGTAATGCCGTTTCTGCTTCACCTTCTAGATGAGCAGGATGGTACATCTCGAGCTGTTGTTATGCTGATAGCAGAATACTGCTCATTGTAATCAGTCTATTCTTTCTCATATGATACTGAGTAGGAATACTTTAAGTTTAATTACTCTGTAACTCTTTGAACTATCAGAATGTTTTTAAAAAGGTCCATGAACTAAAAATGTTTGTAATTGGATCCTTGAATTTGTTAGTAATTTGTAATTAGtccctttaaaaaaaattaattgggtcactaaacaattaaataatttcTAATTAGGTCCCTGAACTTAGGGACCAAAatacaaattatttaaaagttTAGGAGATACCTAATTgtaaattatttaaaagttCACAtacttgattaaaaaaattggttcagGGATCTTAtttactccctctagtccttattttaagaaaaagttTGCTTTTTAGGTTCgtagaatgtttgatgtatctggaccagatacatcaaacattctatgaacctaaaaagcaaacttttcttataataaggactagAGGGGGTAATATTTTCGAGAAATTCAGGCACTCAATAACAAATTCTTTTAGTTCTGGGACCTATTTAAAAATTGCCAAATAATTCAGGGACCTTCAGAATAATTAAACCTACTTTTTAAGTCTgaaatttttccttttctaatTTAGAGCTTTCTTATGATGATCCACCAGATGCAAAGATGATATGTGCCTTATGGAAGTTCTAAAACGCCTTGCTTCTGAAAACATTTCACAGAGAAGAAATGCCATGGATGTTATAGCGGAAATCTTGCATATATCATTAGCGTCAAAAAAACCATTGCCTCATTCTGCTTGGTATGATTGCTCATATAGTTtttaccatatttttttttagtttgtatGTGATTATTAATATGTCTATATTAGGCAAGAAACTGCCAACACATTGCTTGAGCGGCTTGGAGATAAAGATATTTGGATTCGTGAGCAGGCGTCTAAGTTGCTTCCAATGATAGGTTAGCATTAACACATGAAGTATAaggtgtatatttttaatatttcctATATGCTATTAATTTAAAACTATTATTGGGCCTTATGGgtgtattttttaatatttctaaTATGATGTGACTTTAAAACTATTATTGGGCCTTCTGGTATTGGCTGAAGCTTTTAGGATGATTGTTTATTGACATGATGTTAGAGCCTCTTTTGTCCaaatagttaaattttttattttggtcctcTCCATCTTTAGTctctaaattaaatttcaagTACAAGGTATTAGTGGCCATTTCTTTATTCATGCCTCAAGTCTAAAGGGATTTCACATTGAGAAGTGTGTTTGAGTTGTAATCAAACACAATTTCTGAGTTCGCACCGGATGGTGCTTGTTTGATTTCAgtaaatgttttttgttttcattttgtgtTCCCGTTTAATTACAAAACTACCATTTTGTTTCCTGTTTTCAAAGATTTGaataggaatttttttaaagagaatTTCACTGTTTtctatacaaatctttgaagacaagaaacaaaatgaaaagTATAATGTGGCATACTGGCATTTTTGTAGTTAAACTTAAAGGTGAAAACTGaatgaaaacagaaaatggcTCTTAAACCAGACAGGCCTTTTAGTTTTTAGGTTCATAGCTTATTTGTATTTTCCTTCTTTCACTTCTTTCTCCtctttttatttcctttttcaaaTACTTCGTTCTTCgccattttttgttttggtactTCTTTGTGTCATTTCTATTACTTCGACTTGtatgttatatttatataagcATTACTGTTTTGTTGTTAATCCCATCCCATATCACGTTAAGGTGATacattaaattttacaaaaatatgttAACTGGCATATGTGAAtgattgtaattttattaactGACATACAAGCCCTTCTGTAATTTTATTAACTGACATACAAGCCCTTCTGTAATTGTATTACTGTTACCATTTGTATGGCATTACATTCTCATTCATTGTTGATTCACTTAATCTTGCAGACCCTTCATTGTACCTGCTTGATCTGGTTCGTCTTGTATACTCCCCTGATGAGAACCAATCATCTGCTAGCGATGCCATCATTGGGGTCCTCAAACGACACAACCAGAATATTGAAATCATATTCTTGCTTGTTGACTGTCTTAAGtatgttttcttttcttcacTGTTCTTTCTACAGGGCCTTTACAGTTGTAGAGCAGAACTTATAAAAGCATAAAGCTGTAAACTTCTATTTCTACAGCTACAGTTCAAAAACTATGAATGTGTATTGATATGTGAAGATACCACTGCTTGACTAAAAGTTTGTCTCCTTATCCTTGCAGCAACATCAGCCAGAGCCTAGATCTTCCACAGCCAGCTGGAGATAAAGGTAGTGTCCAAGGTTGTCAAACTCGAGATTATAGGTAAACTTATTTTACCTTAGGTAAACTCAACTCGTAGACTATCAAGAGTTTTacctaatataaaaaataatattaaaaactCATATACATGACACATATACTTATATAATACTAATAAGACAgcaaaaattcaatattttaactccataaataaaaagtagcaaatcaacaaaataatgcAAAATACTATATTAAGGAGATGCTGTTGAAGATCCTTCATTTAATTAAAGTAATGTACTAAATCTTCGCCATCCTCATCCAATCCCCCCCCCTGATGATAAAGGATCTTCAACAATAGGCATCAAAGACTTAATTATCGACATTATCGAAAGGCTGCTCTTGCTCCACATTAGCATCGCCAACATCTGCCTCTTCAGTAACCCATTTATCATAAGAATCAATTTCATGAAATGTAAGCTCTTCCTTCCTTCTCGTTTCTTTACTTTTTAGCTTCAAGGTGTGCATTACATAAACCAAATCATTCATCTTTTTCTGTTGCAAACGATTACTTTTCTTTGTATGAACCTAGACATTAAAATATAATCAAACTTTAGGAATAAGATTACCTAACACAAACAAAGCAAACTTATAACTATAACCAAAGTCACAACTTCCATCACCATTTCAAATGCACTCCACTTACGCTCGCAACCAGAAGATattagcttctttttttttataaaatgtttaacctttatgaactaattttttttttttttgaaattatatgTGATTAGATAACTTATGTAATTTGATCATATCTAGTAATTTgctacttttttttaatcatggaATTTGAGTTTTTGTTGTCTTAACTCTTAATGGTGGTTATATAAGTATATATGTCATATATAGGAGTTTTTTAATATTAGGTAAACTCTTGCGAGTCGATGATCCGAATTAcctcttaaaataaaaacaaggtTACCCAGAATCTCAAGTTCGACAGCCTCGAATTTTAACAGGTTATCTCTACTCCACGTTGGTTAAAAGTATGGATCCATTATGTTCTTATGCTTTATTCTTTGGTGACAGAGTCAAAGGTTGATACTGCCCGAGTACTAAAACTGGTTCCAGAATGGTCTAAAAGTGTAAGCttgattatttaattataaatatggtTATTTAGTATCCATGATTGTTTTTCCTTCTCATTATGGAATCTGATTAAGAATATTCAAATAGGTTGTTTGGCTGCGAGAAATTGTAGACTTCTAAGATTTAATAAGTGTTGTGAATGCAAATAGATTATTTTGACATTTTGAGACATCTAAAATGATGTGTTACTGGAGTCCTTGAATATTGTCAAGAACCATATAATCCTAAAAGTTTGTGTTCTTTCGTGCACACATacgaatatttatttttctctaagttGTTTTACATGGAAGCACTTTGCATTCCTCCCATGGACAATGACATATCACTAGCCCACCTATCCTGGTTAAAGTTTAATTTGATTATGAAAAGGTAGGATGACTACAGCCTACAGCCAACATAACTCTTTGGTAGAAGTTACTCTGATCCATTTTAATAATCAAGTTGGTATAGGCCCTAAATGCTTTCTTCTGTATTTAGAGTGTTAAGAGTTGACACTCATTTTGGTATGAAGTTGTTCACTACTTTTTGATATATCTACTTCCCCATCAATGGGCACATACGGCATGACCATGTACATTTGCATTTTGTCTAGGTTCTGTCTTGCTCTTTATAGATTTCTGAAATGTTCTTAAATTGTTCCAATAAATGTTCCTTCAGATACAGGTGATTTAGATTACCAAGAGTATTCTGATTCGTAAATTCTGATGCGTAACAGGTTCAAGACTGGAATAATTTAATTGGACCACTGATTGACAAGATGTTTGCAGATCCATCAAATGCAGCTATTGTGAAGTTCTTCAGTTATATAAGTGAAGACCTTAAAAATGTTGTTGATCTTGTATTGCATCATGTTCTGTTGCATGTTAGAGAACAAAAGGAGTGAGTCtgtgttacttttttttaaaaattaaactgCTTACTGCTTCAAACTACTATTTAATTATATCAGCGATGTTGCTTTAAATCTTTTATTGAAACAGTTTAGCTGTAGTATAATCCCTTTACCTTTATAGTTGTATGCTGGAGAGTTTAACTGTAACACCAAAGTGCTGTATctgtttataattttatattaattatataggATACACTGATCAGACACATAATAAGACAGTTAGGTTTGTACTTGTAAAGCCTACCCCTAATAGAGAAACCTGTTGCATGCACTGTTTGAGTTCATAGAAAGAAAGTTGACTTTATTAGAAAACTTATTGTATGCATCTGTACAATGATAAGTATCCTAGCACTTGGGAAACCCTCCCTTAAAAGGGGAAGAACCAAGTCACTTAAATACTCTGCTGAGCATCACATACTACTCGATCAGGATTTGGGCTCCCCATAATACCCAAGTCCCTATCCTATGATGCCAAAGAAACAGTTTAGAGGAATATtataaaggacaaaacttagataCAGTCCCTTAGGTGCTGTTTTTACTGTTTCCACTTAAAATTTGACACCTGTCCCAATCTACCACACAACTTAACTCGGTTTcaactttaaaataatatttcttttttagttttttttaacccCACTTATCCATTCTCTCTCTGCTTTCATCACCTTCCCCTTCTTTTTTGTTTCACTACTCTTGACATATGTTTGAAGTAAGACTTAGATACAGTATCAACATCAATTATGTTGTTGAGAGTAGCAGGCGGTAGTGCCATGAGAGAGGATGATGATGAGAAAAACTAACAATCAAGCAATTGAGAAATTTATGTCGGTCGGAATCCCAAGTGAAGAAGTGAAGGGGGTGGTGGTTGTTCAGGGAGTAGATAGTACGGGTGAGGACGGAATGAGCAGGAGAGAGTGATGAGAAATTGGTGGCATGGAATCAAAGTTTTGATTCAATGATTTGGGAATCGTCGAAGAGGTTGAAGATTTAAGTGAACAAGGGAGAGGTTTTGTTTTGACGTGGCTAGCTTCACATGGCTGCCATGGTGAGAGCCTTATTTCTGGCGAGGTTGTTATACCGTCACAAGCCAATCCTGATCCTCATTAATAGGATACCAGAAacagagaaaaaaattgatttggcACTCttatgcaaaaataaaataaaaaattgatttggcATTGGCACTGTGTGGTTCTGACTAAAGTTAATTAACGGCGTTAAAATGAGTAGTGGATGGGTACATGTGTCCGATTTTAATTGGAAAACAGAAAAAACAGTACATATGGTACTGtatctaagttttgtcctattataaatatataatgattGATCATACTGCTACAATCGGTGTGCAGCTTACATATTTGTTTTATGTCACTTGGTTGGTTATAAAACATCAAAGCTTAAGCGATATAAAAAATGTGTCTGATCTTATTAGCTAAGCTCTGGATGCTTGAAAAGCAAGTTAACAAAATATTACCTGATTGTATGATAGTTGTTTTAGCTAAGCTGTCTTTGCCTGTCTTTTGTTAATTAGGATTTCTTGGTGATTCCTTATGTCATTTAAGTGGTTTCTCGTTTGAAACATTCTCAATTCTGTTGCAGGATTGATGAAAGTTTCTTATTGAGGTGGGAGCGTAGAACCTATACCAGTAATGAGTATGAAGAAATGCAGCGAACTCTGTTTGAGCATCTTTGCCCACTGCTTATTATTAAGATGCTTCCCATGAAAACTTTTGATGACCTCAATTCACCTGTTATGTATGCACATCTCAGTCAAAATAAAATGCATggtatatattcatgccttgcgTATCTCCCTTTTGATTCGCCTGTTTTTTCTACCATCACATACTTCTTGATTTGCTTTATTAAACATTTGGTTTGAGTTCATTATCTTTGTTTCAATTAGTAGTACTCATCCTGTCAGATTTAATTGGT
This genomic interval from Trifolium pratense cultivar HEN17-A07 linkage group LG6, ARS_RC_1.1, whole genome shotgun sequence contains the following:
- the LOC123888366 gene encoding uncharacterized protein LOC123888366 isoform X4 — translated: MVGKKVKSVSKSLLMSKFERDYTLWHHLDDLICLVQRLLSWSKKSRFLHAKGLEQVLKWMEEIKNHYGSFQPEADTDSNAFKTGDLLLSSCWKHYYLLLHLEDQKFSQHYKELLDQYLSGIQYYMDNHASGSADNKDSGLETTKFFLNCLCLLLGRLDSKRFESTMSEIGMKISRILVPQLNCTDEDVIVGAVAIFKAIILKPNLSQEDALINSRQANIVMPFLLHLLDEQDGTSRAVVMLIAEYCSLCKDDMCLMEVLKRLASENISQRRNAMDVIAEILHISLASKKPLPHSAWQETANTLLERLGDKDIWIREQASKLLPMIDPSLYLLDLVRLVYSPDENQSSASDAIIGVLKRHNQNIEIIFLLVDCLNNISQSLDLPQPAGDKESKVDTARVLKLVPEWSKSVQDWNNLIGPLIDKMFADPSNAAIVKFFSYISEDLKNVVDLVLHHVLLHVREQKEIDESFLLRWERRTYTSNEYEEMQRTLFEHLCPLLIIKMLPMKTFDDLNSPVMYAHLSQNKMHGSGSSSPELDYECISAFLLNRALREFEFEDVRKLSAELCGRIHPQVLLPVICSKLDLAVDSKNVLKIKACLFSICTSLVVRGRESLSHPLMHAIKRMIETVLLWPCLNADSVSKVQHGCIDCLALMICVELQAEESITDSMPDRIRAIGKKAVGDSVVTYVMNQFVNDKKEHTSNPEFGEENCESVAAVPLTFRLCMGNVLISTCQKISESYKKHFAGLLLPFLLHYLKFEIKSEIRAACIQVLFSAVYHLRSAVVPYAYDLLKTSFEALRKESEKERMAGAKLIASLMASEDVILENISVGLLEARSVLSTVSSSDPSLELRQLCSKLLLCISSP